In Kitasatospora sp. NBC_00240, the following are encoded in one genomic region:
- a CDS encoding substrate-binding domain-containing protein: MSISAEVRRAWIVNVVRELGSVRVADLAGRLRIPAVTVRRDIAALAAEGTLRRSHGVVSIPGDAGAETGAGREYVVGMLVPTVGSYFDEVIAGARAATAAAGVRLVLGISPYEARDDHAQAERLLESGVDGLLVAPNWLPGGRHDEYGWLDELPVPAVLVERWASPGGPGAALDAVGSDHHHGVLLALSHLASLGHRSVTLAARDDTWTSHQVRAGYTEAVRLLGFEPQPVIDMEASLPGSGRTDIETLADRIAGSVASGVRAVLVHNDHDAIQLLPLLRARGLTLPGGLALISYDDVYAALAVPALTAVAPPKRAVGDAAAELLLKRLDCDRARPARRIRLLPGLKVRGSCGGER, translated from the coding sequence CCGGCCGCCTCCGGATCCCGGCGGTCACTGTCCGGCGCGACATCGCGGCCCTGGCGGCTGAGGGGACGCTGCGGCGTTCGCACGGAGTGGTCTCGATTCCCGGGGACGCCGGAGCGGAAACCGGCGCCGGCCGTGAGTACGTGGTCGGGATGCTGGTACCCACCGTCGGCTCCTACTTCGACGAGGTGATCGCCGGCGCCCGTGCCGCCACCGCCGCCGCCGGTGTGCGACTGGTCCTCGGCATTTCCCCGTACGAGGCCCGGGACGACCACGCGCAGGCCGAGCGGCTGCTGGAGTCGGGTGTCGACGGGCTGCTGGTGGCCCCCAACTGGCTCCCGGGCGGGCGTCACGACGAGTACGGCTGGCTCGACGAACTCCCCGTTCCCGCCGTCCTGGTCGAACGCTGGGCCTCCCCGGGCGGTCCCGGCGCGGCGTTGGACGCCGTCGGATCGGACCATCACCACGGCGTCCTGCTCGCGCTGAGCCATCTCGCTTCGCTCGGGCACCGGTCCGTGACGCTGGCTGCCCGCGACGACACCTGGACCTCGCACCAGGTGCGAGCCGGCTACACCGAGGCCGTGCGGCTGCTCGGGTTCGAACCGCAGCCGGTCATCGACATGGAGGCTTCGCTTCCGGGCTCGGGCCGCACGGACATCGAGACCCTGGCGGACCGGATCGCGGGTTCGGTCGCCTCGGGTGTGCGAGCCGTGCTTGTCCACAACGACCACGACGCCATCCAGTTGCTGCCGTTGCTGCGCGCCCGTGGCCTGACCCTTCCCGGGGGACTCGCCCTGATCTCCTACGACGATGTGTACGCCGCGCTCGCGGTTCCGGCTCTGACGGCCGTCGCTCCGCCCAAGCGTGCTGTCGGCGACGCTGCCGCGGAGCTCCTGTTGAAACGCCTCGACTGCGATCGGGCCCGGCCCGCCCGTCGGATCCGGCTGCTACCGGGCCTGAAGGTCCGGGGTTCGTGCGGCGGCGAGCGCTGA
- a CDS encoding DUF2264 domain-containing protein, which translates to MPSTELPPEDWALSPYTGWTRAHWEAVADRLLAAVRRYAGPEHALIDLPGGRPSLSGRRSDSLEGYARTFLLAAFRVAGSGGADPTGLMRSYARGLAAGTRTPTTERDLADGDQVSWPCIDERPQALVEAASIAVALRLTRPWLWDTLGEQTREQVRAWLAPGVRPSPVDNNWWLFPAMVGAFLVDAGLDHDGSAQHAVDRGLTRIEQWYLGDGWYTDGRPRAFDHYNGWAFHLYPLLHAHLSADGDLLKRYGPRLAAHLDGYAGTFGADGAPMHQGRSLIYRFAAAAPLWAGALTGHSPLAPGTTRRLASGALRYFVDRGAVDANGLLPLGWFGEYEPMVQTYSGPASPYWASKGFLGLLLPADHPVWTAVEEPGPAESADRVLALPQPGWLIQSTAADGLVRLHNHGSDDQPADQVLPDNPLYSRLAHSTATGPVFDGPPDNHFGLVIDGEVSERGRIRPLGAGDGWAASAHRPRIGGRELPGVTVTSLVLARGADEVHAHLVGGAEPGTAVRHGGWAVAGRTAETATDGLLASVAVTDPQGARLASALTNIEGFTAADARWLSRGTALGAIGAVPVLVGTTHAGTTMFVSAARLDRSGSGGFPGPRVHVQGARIRVSWPGGGEHEAELRVGGVTVATVRPGD; encoded by the coding sequence ATGCCGTCGACCGAGCTTCCGCCCGAGGACTGGGCGCTCAGCCCGTACACCGGTTGGACCAGGGCTCACTGGGAGGCCGTCGCGGACCGCCTGCTGGCCGCCGTCAGGCGTTACGCGGGCCCGGAACACGCGCTCATCGACCTTCCCGGTGGCCGGCCGAGCCTGTCCGGGCGACGCTCGGACAGCTTGGAAGGCTATGCCAGGACCTTTCTGCTCGCGGCCTTCCGCGTGGCCGGATCCGGCGGCGCGGACCCGACGGGGCTGATGCGGAGCTATGCCCGGGGACTGGCCGCGGGCACCCGGACCCCGACGACCGAACGCGACCTCGCCGACGGCGATCAGGTCTCCTGGCCGTGCATCGACGAGCGTCCCCAGGCACTGGTGGAGGCCGCCTCCATCGCCGTCGCCCTCCGACTCACCCGCCCGTGGCTCTGGGACACCCTCGGCGAGCAGACCCGCGAACAGGTCCGCGCCTGGCTGGCCCCGGGCGTGCGGCCCTCCCCGGTCGACAACAACTGGTGGCTCTTCCCCGCCATGGTGGGCGCGTTCCTGGTCGACGCCGGCCTCGACCACGACGGCTCCGCGCAGCACGCCGTGGACCGGGGACTGACGAGGATCGAACAGTGGTACCTCGGCGACGGCTGGTACACCGACGGCCGCCCGCGCGCCTTCGACCACTACAACGGCTGGGCCTTTCACCTCTACCCCCTCCTGCACGCCCACTTGAGTGCCGACGGCGACCTGCTCAAGAGGTACGGCCCCCGCCTCGCCGCTCACCTCGACGGATACGCCGGCACCTTCGGTGCCGACGGCGCCCCCATGCACCAGGGCCGCTCGCTCATCTACCGCTTCGCCGCCGCCGCGCCGCTCTGGGCAGGAGCACTCACCGGTCACAGTCCACTGGCGCCGGGCACCACCCGCCGCCTCGCCTCCGGCGCCCTGCGGTACTTCGTCGACCGCGGTGCCGTCGACGCGAACGGCCTCCTCCCGCTCGGCTGGTTCGGCGAGTACGAGCCGATGGTCCAGACCTACTCGGGGCCCGCCTCGCCTTACTGGGCGAGCAAGGGCTTCCTGGGCCTGCTGCTCCCGGCCGACCACCCCGTCTGGACGGCCGTCGAGGAGCCGGGCCCGGCCGAGAGCGCCGACAGGGTCCTCGCACTGCCGCAGCCCGGGTGGCTGATCCAGTCCACGGCCGCCGACGGCCTGGTCCGCCTGCACAACCACGGCAGCGACGACCAGCCGGCCGACCAGGTGCTGCCGGACAACCCGCTCTATTCGCGGCTCGCCCACTCCACGGCCACCGGGCCGGTCTTCGACGGCCCTCCCGACAACCACTTCGGACTGGTGATCGACGGTGAGGTCAGCGAACGCGGCCGGATCCGCCCGCTCGGTGCCGGCGACGGCTGGGCCGCCTCCGCGCACCGGCCGCGGATCGGAGGCCGCGAACTGCCCGGCGTCACGGTCACCTCGCTGGTCCTCGCCCGCGGCGCCGACGAGGTCCACGCCCACCTGGTCGGCGGCGCCGAGCCCGGTACCGCGGTACGGCACGGCGGTTGGGCCGTGGCGGGAAGAACGGCCGAGACGGCGACGGACGGGTTGCTCGCCAGTGTCGCCGTCACCGATCCGCAGGGAGCGCGACTGGCCTCGGCACTGACGAACATCGAGGGCTTCACGGCCGCCGACGCGCGGTGGCTGTCCCGTGGCACCGCCCTCGGGGCGATCGGCGCGGTACCGGTGCTGGTCGGCACCACACACGCCGGGACCACGATGTTCGTCAGCGCCGCGAGGCTCGACCGGTCCGGGTCCGGAGGCTTCCCCGGTCCTCGTGTGCACGTGCAGGGGGCCAGGATCCGCGTCTCCTGGCCCGGAGGCGGCGAACACGAGGCCGAACTCCGCGTGGGAGGGGTCACCGTCGCAACCGTCCGCCCGGGCGATTGA